A stretch of Gambusia affinis linkage group LG10, SWU_Gaff_1.0, whole genome shotgun sequence DNA encodes these proteins:
- the spata18 gene encoding mitochondria-eating protein, producing MAEILRRLTNASSFSVLQDKLENWHKDYHVFSCDQNVNRCCELIEHTAKIQGQLFNILNFTVAEGGHYGGVDTLKSRFLPWLGSSFSISRPSIADDTSLQLIQDAAEMDRRMKELALAHESEIRKLEVQLKSTSIQLESVTAELVEAQKKLDHTKCRSATTLLATEDEILQLKADLRSTNEELELYKRKKDSVHDYERQIRLLKDELAYLNSEKIILQERLVRSRSPSPLNVLSRSSSPLRSTSPTRAQLTNSSRHARLVSRFSDLYTMERLDAQTLLRRYIPDLEMVQRIIFIAVMESFQKAKLAYRKFKQQVRKTLSTSHFGPESLEDAAVDYIVRNLDLYDVLCSVNDVILAMNKNPQISFPPEVDFRLISPLIRETCRVAFAMQTLDPPLDLAYGNNGELFNNAKYRRSFDSDFSAPLVVYYVWPALVEGSTVVVKGEAVTKRGVLWSRSRSRSTSPARSRSLSPARSVSFSNRRSLSPGRLTTRHL from the exons gtgttttccTGTGATCAGAATGTGAACAGATGTTGTGAGCTGATCGAGCACACTGCCAAAATTCAAGGCCAGCTGTTTAACATCCTAAACTTTACTGTAGCTGAGG GCGGTCACTATGGTGGAGTGGACACTCTTAAATCACGTTTTCTGCCTTGGCTTGGAAGCTCTTTCTCCATTTCAAGGCCCTCCATCGCAGACGACACCAGCCTGCAGCTCATCCAG GATGCAGCAGAGATGGACAGAAGGATGAAGGAGCTTGCTTTGGCCCATGAGAGCGAGATAAGAAAGCTGGAAGTTCAATTGAAATCGACGAGCATCCAGCTGGAGTCGGTCACTGCAGA ACTCGTGGAGGCTCAGAAGAAGCTGGACCACACAAAGTGCAGGTCGGCGACCACCCTGCTCGCCACCGAGGACGAGATCTTGCAGCTCAAAGCGGA tttgcGTTCTACAAACGAAGAGTTGGAGTTGTATAAGAGGAAGAAGGACTCAGTTCACGACTACGAGCGGCAAATTCGCCTGTTGAAGGATGAGTTAGCTTATCTGAACTCAGAGAAGATCATACTGCAAGAGAG GTTGGTTAGAAGTCGCTCTCCGAGCCCCTTGAACGTGTTGAGCCGCTCATCCAGCCCACTGAGGAGCACGTCGCCCACAAGAGCCCAGCTGACCAACTCCTCGCGCCACGCACGCCTCGTCTCGCGTTTCAGCGATCTGTACACCATGGAGCGTCTGGACGCACAGACCCTCCTACGGCGCTACATCCCAGACTTAGAGATGGTCCAGAGAATCATCTTCATCGCTGTGATG GAGTCCTTCCAAAAAGCAAAACTGGCCTATCGTAAGTTCAAGCAGCAGGTGAGAAAGACGTTGTCCACATCCCACTTTGGTCCGGAGAGTCTCGAGGACGCGGCTGTGGATTACATTGTTAGGAACCTGGACCTCTATGATGTCCTGTGCAGTGTCAAT GATGTAATCCTTGCTATGAACAAGAACCCCCAGATCTCTTTCCCTCCAGAAGTGGACTTCAGACTCATCAGTCCCTTGATCAGAGAGACCTGCAGGGTGGCTTTTGCCATGCAAACACTGGACCCACCTCTTGACTTGGCCTACGGAAACAACGGTGAACTATTCAACAACGCCAA GTATCGTCGCAGCTTTGACTCTGATTTCAGTGCTCCGCTGGTGGTCTACTACGTGTGGCCGGCTCTGGTGGAAGGAAGCACGGTAGTTGTTAAAGGCGAAGCCGTGACCAAAAGAGGCGTACTG tggAGTAGAAGCAGGAGCAGAAGTACCAGCCCTGCACGCTCCCGATCTCTCAGCCCGGCCCGCAGCGTA TCATTTAGCAACAGAAGAAGCCTGTCACCTGGACGCCTCACTACCAGACACCTGTAA
- the usp46 gene encoding ubiquitin carboxyl-terminal hydrolase 46 isoform X1 codes for MTVRNIASICNMGTNASALEKDIGPEQFPINEHYFGLVNFGNTCYCNSVLQALYFCRPFRENVLAYKAQQKKKENLLTCLTDLFHSIATQKKKVGVIPPKKFISRLRKENDLFDNYMQQDAHEFLNYLLNTVADILQEEKKQEKQNGRLKNNGTAVTAEAEMENKTEPTWVHDIFQGTLTNETRCLNCETVSSKDEDFLDLSVDVEQNTSITHCLRDFSNTETLCSEYKYYCETCCSKQEAQKRMRVKKLPMILALHLKRFKYMEQLHRYTKLSYRVVFPLELRLFNTSGDAVNLDRMYDLVAVVVHCGSGPNRGHYITIVKSHGFWLLFDDDIVEKIDAQAIEEFYGLTSDISKNSESGYILFYQSRE; via the exons ATGACTGTCAGAAACATCGCCTCCATTTGTAATATG GGCACCAATGCCTCCGCTCTGGAGAAAGACATCGGCCCAGAGCAATTCCCGATCAATGAGCACTACTTCGGATTGGTCAAC TTCGGAAACACGTGCTACTGCAACTCGGTGCTGCAGGCCCTCTACTTCTGCCGGCCTTTCCGGGAGAACGTGCTGGCCTACAAAGcccagcagaagaagaaggagaaccTGCTCACATGCCTGACTGACCTTTTCCACTCCATCGCCacgcagaagaagaaagtgggCGTCATCCCGCCCAAGAAGTTCATTTCCCGGCTACGAAAGGAGAACG ATCTGTTCGACAACTACATGCAACAAGATGCCCACGAATTCCTCAACTACCTGCTGAACACGGTGGCGGACATCctgcaggaggagaagaagCAGGAGAAGCAGAACGGGCGCCTGAAGAACAACGGCACGGCTGTCACCGCCGAGGCCGAGATGGAGAACAAAACGGAGCCCACATGGGTTCACGACATCTTCCAAGGCACTCTGACCAATGAGACGCGGTGCTTAAACTGTGAAACA GTCAGCAGCAAAGATGAGGACTTCCTGGATCTTTCTGTGGACGTGGAGCAGAACACATCAATAACACACTGTCTCAG GGACTTCAGTAACACAGAGACTTTGTGCAGTGAATACAAATACTACTGTGAAACATGCTGCAGCAAGCAAGAAGCACAGAAACG GATGCGAGTGAAGAAGCTTCCTATGATCCTGGCGCTACACCTGAAGAGGTTCAAGTACATGGAGCAGCTGCACCGCTACACCAAGCTCTCCTATCGGGTGGTTTTCCCTCTGGAGCTCCGCCTCTTCAACACATCCGGAGACGCGGTAAATCTGGACCGCATGTACGACCTGGTGGCAGTGGTGGTTCACTGTGGAAG TGGCCCCAACAGAGGTCATTACATCACCATAGTGAAGAGCCACGGCTTCTGGCTTCTGTTCGACGACGACATAGTGGAG AAAATCGACGCCCAGGCCATCGAGGAGTTCTACGGACTTACCTCAGATATTTCCAAGAACTCAGAGTCGGGATACATCCTCTTCTACCAGTCGAGGGAGTGA
- the usp46 gene encoding ubiquitin carboxyl-terminal hydrolase 46 isoform X2: protein MGTNASALEKDIGPEQFPINEHYFGLVNFGNTCYCNSVLQALYFCRPFRENVLAYKAQQKKKENLLTCLTDLFHSIATQKKKVGVIPPKKFISRLRKENDLFDNYMQQDAHEFLNYLLNTVADILQEEKKQEKQNGRLKNNGTAVTAEAEMENKTEPTWVHDIFQGTLTNETRCLNCETVSSKDEDFLDLSVDVEQNTSITHCLRDFSNTETLCSEYKYYCETCCSKQEAQKRMRVKKLPMILALHLKRFKYMEQLHRYTKLSYRVVFPLELRLFNTSGDAVNLDRMYDLVAVVVHCGSGPNRGHYITIVKSHGFWLLFDDDIVEKIDAQAIEEFYGLTSDISKNSESGYILFYQSRE, encoded by the exons ATG GGCACCAATGCCTCCGCTCTGGAGAAAGACATCGGCCCAGAGCAATTCCCGATCAATGAGCACTACTTCGGATTGGTCAAC TTCGGAAACACGTGCTACTGCAACTCGGTGCTGCAGGCCCTCTACTTCTGCCGGCCTTTCCGGGAGAACGTGCTGGCCTACAAAGcccagcagaagaagaaggagaaccTGCTCACATGCCTGACTGACCTTTTCCACTCCATCGCCacgcagaagaagaaagtgggCGTCATCCCGCCCAAGAAGTTCATTTCCCGGCTACGAAAGGAGAACG ATCTGTTCGACAACTACATGCAACAAGATGCCCACGAATTCCTCAACTACCTGCTGAACACGGTGGCGGACATCctgcaggaggagaagaagCAGGAGAAGCAGAACGGGCGCCTGAAGAACAACGGCACGGCTGTCACCGCCGAGGCCGAGATGGAGAACAAAACGGAGCCCACATGGGTTCACGACATCTTCCAAGGCACTCTGACCAATGAGACGCGGTGCTTAAACTGTGAAACA GTCAGCAGCAAAGATGAGGACTTCCTGGATCTTTCTGTGGACGTGGAGCAGAACACATCAATAACACACTGTCTCAG GGACTTCAGTAACACAGAGACTTTGTGCAGTGAATACAAATACTACTGTGAAACATGCTGCAGCAAGCAAGAAGCACAGAAACG GATGCGAGTGAAGAAGCTTCCTATGATCCTGGCGCTACACCTGAAGAGGTTCAAGTACATGGAGCAGCTGCACCGCTACACCAAGCTCTCCTATCGGGTGGTTTTCCCTCTGGAGCTCCGCCTCTTCAACACATCCGGAGACGCGGTAAATCTGGACCGCATGTACGACCTGGTGGCAGTGGTGGTTCACTGTGGAAG TGGCCCCAACAGAGGTCATTACATCACCATAGTGAAGAGCCACGGCTTCTGGCTTCTGTTCGACGACGACATAGTGGAG AAAATCGACGCCCAGGCCATCGAGGAGTTCTACGGACTTACCTCAGATATTTCCAAGAACTCAGAGTCGGGATACATCCTCTTCTACCAGTCGAGGGAGTGA